One window of Desulfobacterales bacterium genomic DNA carries:
- a CDS encoding LL-diaminopimelate aminotransferase, translating into MITIEKADRLKQLPPYLFAELDRKKAAARAKGVDVIDLGVGDPDLPTPDNIIAKLEEAARQPRYHRYPSYTGMNSFREAVARWYRKRAGVELDPIKEVVSLIGSKEGIAHLPLAFVNPGDLVLVPSPAYPVYAIAAMFANGIPHEMPLLKENDFLPDLDAIPAEVSAKAKLMFLNYPNNPTAATATIGFFEKVVAFARRHNIIVCHDYAYSEMSFDGYVPPSFLEAEGAMEVGVEFHSLSKTYNMTGWRIGFCVGNAEVIGGLGRIKSNIDSGIFEAIQVAGIEALEGDQTCVAEMRAIYTERRDILIAGLTKLGLEVTAPRATFYAWISVPEGHDSASFAGLLLDEAGIVATPGNGFGDPGEGYVRMALTVPKERLQEAVDRVAAVMAAG; encoded by the coding sequence ATGATTACCATTGAAAAAGCCGACCGGCTCAAGCAACTCCCCCCTTATCTGTTTGCCGAGCTGGATCGGAAAAAGGCCGCGGCCCGGGCCAAGGGCGTGGATGTGATCGACCTGGGCGTGGGCGACCCGGACCTGCCCACCCCGGACAATATCATTGCCAAGCTGGAGGAGGCGGCCCGGCAGCCCCGGTATCACCGCTATCCCAGCTACACCGGGATGAACTCCTTCCGGGAGGCGGTGGCCCGCTGGTACCGGAAGCGGGCCGGGGTGGAACTGGACCCGATCAAGGAGGTTGTTTCGCTGATCGGCTCCAAGGAGGGGATCGCCCATCTGCCCCTGGCCTTTGTCAATCCCGGCGACCTGGTCCTGGTGCCCAGTCCGGCATACCCGGTCTATGCCATTGCCGCGATGTTCGCCAACGGTATTCCCCACGAGATGCCGCTGCTCAAGGAGAACGATTTTCTCCCGGATCTTGACGCCATCCCGGCCGAGGTGTCGGCCAAGGCCAAGTTGATGTTTCTGAACTATCCCAACAATCCGACGGCGGCCACGGCCACCATCGGGTTTTTTGAAAAAGTGGTGGCCTTTGCCCGGCGGCACAACATCATTGTCTGCCATGACTATGCCTATTCGGAGATGTCCTTTGACGGCTATGTGCCGCCCAGTTTCCTGGAGGCCGAGGGCGCCATGGAGGTGGGGGTCGAGTTCCACTCCCTGTCCAAGACCTATAACATGACCGGCTGGCGGATCGGTTTCTGTGTTGGTAATGCAGAGGTGATCGGCGGCCTGGGCCGGATCAAGAGCAATATCGACTCCGGAATCTTCGAGGCGATCCAGGTCGCCGGGATCGAGGCCCTGGAGGGCGATCAGACCTGTGTCGCGGAGATGCGGGCCATCTATACCGAGCGTCGCGACATACTCATCGCCGGATTGACCAAACTCGGCCTGGAGGTGACCGCGCCCAGGGCCACCTTCTACGCCTGGATCTCGGTGCCCGAGGGGCACGATTCGGCAAGCTTTGCCGGCCTGCTCCTGGATGAGGCCGGTATCGTGGCCACGCCCGGCAACGGGTTCGGCGATCCGGGCGAGGGCTATGTGCGGATGGCCCTGACCGTGCCCAAGGAGCGGCTGCAGGAAGCAGTGGACCGGGTTGCCGCGGTCATGGCCGCGGGCTGA
- a CDS encoding lytic transglycosylase domain-containing protein, whose translation MQFLVWRGLVLIFLLAVIAGPAAAAAYIYSFVDEAGVLHFTNAPVDARYRPTRYLASAPESNSRAGRNYDTLIRAAARRHQLDPELIRAVIRVESNFEKKAVSSKGARGLMQLMPGTAMEMGVGSVFDPADNIMGGSRYLRKLYDRFQGDLELTLAAYNAGPNRVEESGGVPRIPETVSYVRQVLRQYRNYRGAGSGVRLTGAGK comes from the coding sequence ATGCAGTTCTTGGTATGGAGAGGACTGGTCCTGATTTTTTTGCTGGCCGTTATTGCCGGACCGGCGGCCGCGGCCGCCTATATCTACAGCTTTGTGGATGAAGCCGGGGTGCTTCATTTCACCAATGCCCCGGTCGATGCACGCTACCGGCCGACCCGCTACCTGGCATCAGCGCCGGAATCGAACAGCCGGGCCGGCCGCAATTACGATACCTTGATCCGGGCCGCGGCCCGTCGGCACCAGCTGGACCCGGAGTTGATCCGGGCGGTGATCAGAGTGGAGTCCAACTTCGAGAAAAAGGCCGTCTCCTCCAAGGGGGCCCGGGGGTTGATGCAGCTCATGCCCGGCACGGCAATGGAGATGGGGGTGGGTTCGGTCTTTGACCCGGCCGACAACATCATGGGCGGCAGCCGCTATCTGCGCAAGCTCTATGACCGGTTCCAGGGCGATCTGGAGCTGACCCTGGCCGCTTACAACGCCGGCCCGAACCGGGTGGAAGAGAGCGGCGGGGTGCCCCGGATTCCGGAGACGGTGAGCTATGTCCGTCAGGTGCTCCGCCAGTACCGGAACTACCGGGGAGCAGGCAGCGGGGTCCGTCTCACCGGGGCCGGCAAGTAG
- the lysA gene encoding diaminopimelate decarboxylase, with protein MNHFLYQDNVLHCESVPIPVIAEAVGTPFYLYSSATLTHHFKAFDSSFAGQAHLTCFAVKACSNLAVLQLFARQGGGADIVSGGELFRSLKAGVAPKRIIYSGVGKTREELRYALLSDILLFNIESEQELELLQQTAAELGVKAPVSFRINPDVDPGTHAYISTGLAKNKFGIPVEDAMAVYLKASAMPNLEVKGISCHIGSQLTEISPFTESLCKIKVFINKLARHDIAIRYLDLGGGLGVRYRDEEPPHPREYAEAIKLELAGLDCTLILEPGRVIVGNAGIMVSRVLYTKRTSKNFVIVDAAMNDLARPSLYGAYHDIIPVDRLQADNRGGSEIADVVGPICETGDFLARGRQLPVFDRGDLIAVMSCGAYGFSMASNYNSRPRAAEVLVQGDEFHVIRSRETYETLIQDENIPEFLK; from the coding sequence ATGAACCATTTTTTATATCAGGACAATGTCCTGCACTGTGAATCAGTGCCGATACCGGTGATTGCCGAGGCTGTGGGTACGCCTTTTTATCTGTACAGCAGCGCCACCCTGACCCATCATTTCAAGGCCTTTGACAGCAGCTTTGCCGGGCAGGCCCATCTGACCTGTTTTGCGGTCAAGGCCTGTTCCAACCTGGCGGTGCTGCAGCTCTTCGCCCGGCAGGGCGGCGGCGCGGATATCGTTTCCGGCGGCGAGTTGTTCCGCTCGCTCAAGGCCGGGGTGGCCCCCAAGCGGATCATCTACTCCGGGGTGGGCAAGACCAGGGAGGAGCTGCGTTACGCTCTGCTCTCCGACATCCTGCTTTTCAACATCGAGTCCGAGCAGGAGCTGGAACTGCTCCAGCAGACCGCGGCTGAACTGGGGGTCAAGGCCCCGGTTTCCTTCCGGATCAACCCGGACGTGGACCCCGGGACCCACGCCTACATCTCCACCGGTCTGGCCAAGAACAAGTTCGGCATTCCCGTTGAGGACGCGATGGCGGTCTATCTCAAGGCCAGTGCCATGCCCAACCTGGAGGTAAAGGGGATCAGCTGTCATATCGGCTCCCAACTCACCGAGATTTCGCCTTTTACCGAGTCCCTGTGCAAGATCAAGGTTTTTATCAACAAACTGGCCCGGCATGATATCGCCATCCGCTATCTCGACCTGGGCGGCGGGCTCGGGGTCCGCTACCGGGACGAGGAACCGCCCCATCCCCGGGAGTATGCCGAGGCGATCAAGCTGGAGCTGGCCGGGCTGGACTGCACCTTGATCCTGGAGCCGGGACGCGTTATAGTGGGCAACGCCGGGATCATGGTCAGCAGGGTGCTCTACACCAAGCGGACCAGCAAGAATTTCGTCATTGTTGACGCGGCGATGAACGACCTGGCCCGGCCCAGTCTTTACGGTGCCTACCACGACATCATCCCGGTGGACCGGCTCCAGGCCGATAATCGGGGCGGCTCGGAGATAGCCGACGTGGTGGGGCCGATCTGTGAAACCGGTGATTTTCTGGCCCGCGGCCGGCAGCTGCCGGTCTTTGATCGCGGTGATCTGATCGCGGTGATGAGCTGCGGGGCCTATGGTTTTTCCATGGCGTCCAACTACAACTCCCGGCCCCGGGCCGCCGAGGTCCTGGTTCAAGGCGACGAGTTCCATGTGATCCGCAGCCGGGAAACCTATGAAACCTTGATCCAGGATGAGAATATCCCCGAGTTTTTGAAATGA
- the dapB gene encoding 4-hydroxy-tetrahydrodipicolinate reductase — translation MTRVIVAGAAGRMGRRIGYMVRQHPDLQLVAGFEPEGSPFVGRDIGEVGGYGSIGVPISAGLEGIIDQGEVIIDFTFHQATMDFARRAAEHNKAMVIGTTGLTAEDLAGLKSLAADFPCVQAPNMAVGVNVLFKVAAKVAAILGNDYDIEIIEAHHRMKKDAPSGTALKLGEMVASAVNRDLDKVGVYARHGMIGERTDQEIGIQTIRAGDIVGEHTIYFAGAGERLEITHRAHNRDNFARGAALAAAWVTDKANGMYTMFDVLGLRDL, via the coding sequence ATGACCAGGGTAATTGTTGCCGGCGCGGCCGGGCGGATGGGCCGGCGGATCGGCTATATGGTGCGGCAGCATCCGGATCTGCAGCTGGTGGCCGGGTTTGAACCGGAAGGGAGCCCGTTCGTGGGCCGGGACATCGGCGAGGTCGGCGGCTACGGTTCCATCGGGGTCCCGATCAGCGCGGGACTGGAAGGGATCATCGACCAGGGCGAGGTGATCATCGACTTCACCTTTCACCAGGCCACCATGGATTTTGCCAGGAGGGCGGCCGAACATAACAAGGCGATGGTGATCGGCACCACCGGCCTTACCGCGGAGGACCTGGCCGGGTTGAAATCCCTGGCCGCTGATTTTCCCTGTGTGCAGGCCCCTAATATGGCGGTGGGGGTCAACGTGCTGTTCAAGGTGGCGGCCAAGGTCGCCGCCATCCTTGGCAACGACTATGATATCGAGATCATCGAGGCCCACCACCGGATGAAAAAGGACGCCCCCAGCGGCACGGCCCTCAAACTGGGCGAAATGGTGGCCAGCGCGGTGAACCGCGACCTGGATAAGGTCGGGGTCTATGCCCGGCACGGGATGATCGGCGAACGTACTGACCAGGAGATCGGTATCCAGACCATCCGGGCCGGGGACATCGTTGGCGAGCATACAATCTATTTCGCCGGGGCCGGCGAACGGCTGGAGATCACCCACCGGGCCCATAACCGGGACAACTTTGCCCGGGGCGCGGCCCTGGCCGCGGCCTGGGTCACGGACAAGGCCAACGGCATGTACACCATGTTCGACGTGCTCGGCCTGCGGGATCTTTAA
- the fsa gene encoding fructose-6-phosphate aldolase yields MKFFIDTANTEEIAKAVALGMVDGVTTNPSLIAREDQPFEELLRRICNMVDGPVSAEVVALDAEGMVAEGRELAALHPNIVIKVPITTAGLQAVKALANEGIRTNVTLIFSASQALLAAKAGAAFVSPFVGRLDDISHQGMDLVNDIMTIFNNYGYETEVIVASVRSPMHVVDAALIGADIATIPYKVIEQLSRHPLTDIGMEKFLADWEKRTRK; encoded by the coding sequence ATGAAGTTTTTCATCGACACAGCCAACACCGAGGAGATTGCCAAGGCCGTGGCCCTGGGCATGGTCGACGGCGTTACCACCAATCCCTCGCTGATCGCCCGTGAGGACCAGCCCTTTGAGGAGCTGCTCCGCCGGATCTGCAACATGGTCGACGGTCCGGTCAGCGCCGAGGTGGTGGCCCTGGACGCCGAGGGCATGGTTGCCGAGGGCAGGGAGCTGGCAGCGCTTCATCCCAATATCGTGATCAAGGTGCCGATCACCACCGCGGGTCTGCAGGCGGTCAAGGCCCTGGCCAACGAGGGGATCAGGACCAATGTCACCCTGATCTTTTCCGCCTCCCAGGCCCTGCTGGCCGCCAAGGCCGGGGCCGCCTTTGTCAGTCCCTTTGTCGGCCGGCTCGACGATATCTCCCACCAGGGCATGGACCTGGTCAATGATATCATGACCATCTTCAACAACTACGGCTATGAGACCGAGGTGATCGTGGCCAGCGTGCGCAGCCCGATGCACGTGGTGGATGCGGCCCTGATCGGCGCTGACATCGCCACCATCCCATATAAGGTTATCGAGCAGCTGAGCAGGCATCCGCTCACTGATATCGGCATGGAAAAATTCCTGGCTGACTGGGAGAAACGCACCCGGAAGTAA
- a CDS encoding YHS domain-containing protein: MSPLRLLIFGILAYIFYRMVTGPRKPSVTGKKADAPDKIQDVLVEDPVCHTYVPQAQAIQLYHDHQTLYFCSQECCNKFLIDKGVKE, translated from the coding sequence GTGAGCCCCCTTCGTCTGCTCATCTTTGGCATCCTGGCCTATATCTTTTACCGGATGGTGACCGGTCCCCGGAAGCCGTCCGTAACCGGGAAAAAGGCGGACGCGCCGGACAAGATCCAGGACGTGCTGGTCGAGGATCCGGTCTGCCACACCTATGTGCCCCAGGCCCAGGCAATCCAGCTCTATCACGACCACCAGACCCTTTATTTTTGCAGTCAGGAGTGCTGCAACAAATTTCTCATCGACAAAGGAGTGAAAGAATGA
- the dapA gene encoding 4-hydroxy-tetrahydrodipicolinate synthase, with amino-acid sequence MGIFRGAFVAIVTPFVDGRVDEEGLKGLIEFHIANGTHGIVPCGTTGESATLSHDEHRRVVELTIATVNGRVPVMAGSGSNSTSEAIELTRFARQAGADGVLMVSPYYNKPSQEGLYRHYRAVAEAVDIPIVLYNVPGRTSSNILPATVARLAEVDNIVGIKEASGSLAQISEVIRLCPDDFILLSGDDPTCMATTLIGGQGVISVTSNVAPADMATMIDAALAGDLARARELHYRLAPLINAMFIDTNPVPAKTALELMGRIGSGTPRLPLCPMSDAKVGQLRQALADYGLL; translated from the coding sequence ATGGGTATATTTCGGGGCGCCTTTGTGGCCATTGTAACGCCGTTTGTCGATGGGCGGGTGGACGAAGAGGGGTTAAAGGGTCTGATCGAGTTCCATATCGCCAACGGGACCCATGGCATTGTCCCCTGCGGCACCACCGGCGAATCAGCCACCTTGAGCCATGACGAGCATCGCCGGGTGGTGGAGTTGACCATTGCCACGGTCAACGGCCGGGTGCCGGTCATGGCCGGCAGCGGTTCCAACAGCACCAGCGAGGCCATCGAGCTGACCCGGTTTGCCAGACAGGCCGGGGCCGACGGCGTGCTGATGGTCTCCCCCTATTACAACAAGCCCTCCCAGGAGGGGTTGTACCGCCATTACCGGGCCGTGGCCGAGGCGGTTGATATCCCGATTGTCCTCTATAACGTACCGGGCCGGACCAGCTCCAATATACTGCCGGCCACAGTGGCCAGGCTGGCCGAGGTCGACAATATCGTCGGTATCAAGGAGGCCTCCGGCAGCCTGGCCCAGATCAGCGAGGTGATCAGGCTCTGCCCCGATGATTTCATCCTCCTGTCCGGCGATGATCCCACCTGCATGGCCACCACCCTGATCGGCGGCCAGGGGGTCATCTCAGTGACCTCCAACGTGGCGCCGGCGGACATGGCAACGATGATCGACGCGGCCCTGGCCGGTGACCTGGCCCGGGCCAGGGAACTGCACTACAGGCTTGCCCCGTTGATCAACGCGATGTTCATCGACACCAACCCGGTGCCGGCCAAGACCGCCCTGGAGTTGATGGGGCGGATCGGCTCCGGCACGCCGCGGCTGCCGCTCTGCCCGATGAGCGACGCCAAGGTGGGCCAACTGCGCCAGGCCCTGGCTGACTACGGGCTGCTGTAG
- the folK gene encoding 2-amino-4-hydroxy-6-hydroxymethyldihydropteridine diphosphokinase, with product MRTRVFIGLGANLGNGLVSLPRAWDRIGRLDGIVCGRLSSPFRTMPKGMDSRRKFINAVGELFTDLGPEAVLAGLLAVEKEWGRVRGPSDRYQDRPLDLDIIFYGKLIFRTKALSVPHPRCTERLFVLAPLAELAPDFRHPVSGYTVARLLDQHLTTNAGRAEQQGLEKPAWPDR from the coding sequence TTGCGGACGCGGGTTTTTATCGGCCTGGGCGCCAACCTGGGTAACGGGCTGGTCAGTCTGCCCCGGGCCTGGGACCGGATCGGCCGCCTGGATGGTATTGTCTGCGGCCGGCTGTCCAGCCCCTTCCGGACCATGCCAAAGGGCATGGACAGCAGGCGGAAGTTCATCAACGCGGTGGGTGAGCTTTTCACCGACCTGGGGCCGGAAGCGGTGCTGGCCGGACTGCTGGCCGTGGAAAAGGAATGGGGCCGGGTGCGGGGACCGAGTGACCGGTACCAGGACCGGCCCCTGGACCTGGATATTATTTTCTACGGGAAGCTGATCTTTCGTACCAAGGCCTTGAGCGTGCCCCATCCCCGCTGCACGGAGCGGCTCTTTGTCCTGGCCCCGCTGGCGGAACTGGCCCCGGACTTCCGCCACCCGGTTTCCGGGTATACGGTGGCCCGATTGCTGGATCAGCACCTGACCACCAACGCCGGCCGGGCCGAACAGCAGGGGCTGGAAAAACCGGCCTGGCCGGACCGGTAA
- the dapF gene encoding diaminopimelate epimerase, producing MSPDFPIPFTKMSGTGNDFIIIDHRRPFLPDREIPGFVRSVCQRGFSVGADGLILIEDDPEADFRWQFFNGDGSRAEMCGNGARCAARFALQKKIAPARMRFITDAGPIEAEVLDGRVKLKMTPPVDLRRNLSVQVDGRKIELDHINTGVPHAVHIVEQDEAVDVAGWGRAIRFHPLFAPAGANVNFVRQLGPSALGVRTYERGVEAETMACGTGAAAAAIIAALQGLVSAPVTVTTSGGARLTIHFSLVNGTGVAGLFLEGPARIVYEGELRAGALEKDG from the coding sequence ATGAGTCCCGATTTCCCCATTCCCTTTACCAAGATGAGCGGTACGGGCAATGATTTTATCATCATTGACCATCGCCGTCCTTTTCTGCCTGACCGCGAGATCCCCGGCTTTGTCCGGAGCGTGTGCCAACGCGGCTTTTCCGTGGGCGCCGACGGGCTGATCCTGATTGAGGATGACCCGGAGGCGGATTTCCGCTGGCAGTTCTTTAACGGTGACGGCAGCCGGGCCGAGATGTGCGGCAACGGGGCCCGCTGCGCGGCCCGGTTCGCCCTTCAGAAAAAGATCGCCCCGGCCCGGATGCGGTTTATCACCGATGCCGGGCCCATTGAGGCCGAGGTCCTGGACGGCCGGGTCAAGCTCAAGATGACCCCGCCCGTTGATCTCCGGCGGAACCTGTCCGTTCAGGTAGACGGGCGAAAGATCGAACTGGATCATATCAATACCGGCGTGCCGCACGCGGTCCATATCGTTGAGCAAGACGAGGCGGTGGACGTGGCCGGATGGGGCCGGGCCATTCGTTTTCATCCGTTGTTCGCCCCGGCCGGGGCCAATGTCAATTTTGTCCGGCAGCTCGGTCCGTCCGCCCTTGGGGTGCGTACCTATGAGCGGGGGGTGGAGGCCGAGACCATGGCCTGCGGCACCGGCGCGGCGGCGGCGGCGATCATCGCCGCCCTGCAAGGGCTGGTTTCAGCGCCGGTTACGGTGACCACCTCGGGAGGGGCCCGGCTGACCATCCATTTTTCCCTGGTCAACGGTACCGGGGTTGCGGGTCTGTTCCTCGAGGGCCCGGCCCGGATCGTCTATGAGGGAGAACTGCGGGCCGGGGCCCTGGAAAAGGATGGGTAA